The following proteins come from a genomic window of Plutella xylostella chromosome 22, ilPluXylo3.1, whole genome shotgun sequence:
- the LOC125490272 gene encoding larval cuticle protein 65Ag1-like, with product MKFVIVAVCLVAAACAAPAGPAETAARRALPALQHEEIHDAFGQYALRYVTAEGTIVSERGRLVPTAEGSHVLVYDGETTQIGADGKVYVTKYTAGLDGFKVEGDHLPKAPEVPVVV from the exons ATGAAATTC GTAATCGTAGCCGTGTGCCTAGTAGCAGCAGCgtgcgccgcgcccgccggccCGGCCGAgaccgccgcgcgccgcgccctgCCCGCCCTGCAGCACGAGGAGATCCACGACGCCTTCGGCCAGTACGCCCTGCGCTACGTCACGGCTGAGGGCACCATCGTCTCCGAGCGTGGCCGCCTGGTGCCCACCGCTGAGGGATCCCACGTCCTGGTCTACGACGGAGAGACCACACAGATCGGAGCTGATGGAAAGGTCTACGTGACTAAGTACACCGCCGGTCTGGACGGCTTCAAGGTCGAGGGCGACCATCTGCCCAAGGCCCCCGAGGTGCCCGTCGTTGTTTAA
- the LOC105398771 gene encoding DNA-directed RNA polymerase II subunit RPB1: MFTQDLLLLMLCSCCLAALDGYSARQDPDQFHIQTDEDDDRYFLYQTHNGQYRKERRLKDGSVVGTTGWVGADGMLRLQDYIADDQGYRVYKSKTVYVGVNRPIGESIKIAKSAPADPGYGVTHAPVQRNRGQARFSPSGRITPTTYTPPSVTYAPPSPTYGPPRRYPAEVSITPPTPYHSSTARPHVEVSPNSIDNSSPFNFKPTVSPITADEASPSPNSLDFDPSNKNSIEDHYYGSDSTPYKRLDIYNPNSYRHSDDWLRRHRPSNIGDGYTPQYPNYDGIAFRRNGFRYYLPKQYHEEVSGEQDERTGSFGYVDPFGIRRVIYYNSSPDEGFKVRKNNRYVGHDATPYDPRPIN, encoded by the exons ATGTTTACACAAGACCTCCTCTTGCTAATG CTGTGCTCGTGCTGCCTGGCGGCGCTGGACGGCTACAGCGCGCGGCAGGACCCTGACCAGTTCCACATTCAGACGGACGAGGATGACGACCGATACTTCCTGTACCAGACGCACAACGGACAGTACCGCAAGGAGAGGCGGCTGAAGGATGGATCTGTTGTTG GCACGACGGGGTGGGTGGGCGCGGACGGCATGCTGCGGCTGCAGGACTACATCGCCGACGACCAGGGCTACCGCGTCTACAAGTCCAAGACCGTCTACGTGGGGGTTAACAGACCTATCGGA GAATCCATAAAGATTGCGAAGTCAGCACCAGCAGACCCCGGCTACGGAGTGACCCACGCGCCCGTGCAGCGGAACCGCGGCCAGGCCAGGTTCTCCCCTTCAGGCCGGATCACGCCCACCACCTACACACCACCCTCGGTGACCTACGCGCCGCCCTCTCCTACCTACGGGCCGCCGCGTCGGTACCCGGCAGAGGTCTCCATCACCCCCCCGACACCCTACCACAGCTCGACAGCCAGACCACATGTCGAAGTCTCGCCAAACTCAATCGACAACTCATCTCCATTCAACTTCAAGCCAACAGTCTCGCCCATCACGGCAGACGAAGCCTCTCCGTCACCAAACTCTCTAGACTTCGATCCTTCAAACAAGAACTCCATAGAGGATCATTATTACGGAAGCGACAGCACTCCTTACAAGAGGCTGGATATTTACAATCCCAACTCTTATCGACACTCGGACGATTGGTTGCGGCGACACCGGCCCTCCAACATCGGGGACGGATACACTCCACAGTACCCCAACTACGACGGAATAGCCTTCAGGAGAAACGGCTTCCGATATTACTTACCAAAGCAGTATCACGAAGAAGTCAGCGGAGAACAAGACGAGAGGACTGGCAGCTTCGGGTACGTGGACCCGTTTGGCATCAGGCGGGTCATATATTACAACTCGTCCCCGGATGAGGGGTTCAAAGTGCGTAAGAACAACCGGTACGTCGGCCACGACGCCACCCCCTACGACCCTCGACCTATCAACTGA